One region of Desulfobacterales bacterium genomic DNA includes:
- a CDS encoding 3-oxoacyl-ACP reductase: MSDFLLNLGKNSIARKAIKKMGLPVHLPQELKRPKKPWQDRPIQDFSVFTAQVRKTNLTQALAKSLAASGANTWLVGNKEIFQIYEEEGNAWGRLPKIINLDDLPKNIAPKALIFDGTGLNSPDELKAVYDFFHKTIRSISACSRIIIFSRTVSQIDNPVKAATAKALEGFVRSLGKEIGRNGSTAQLIYVDKGSEERVEPILRFCLSDNSAYISGQTIHVSNIAKRPLELPKIRPLEGKIALVTGGAMGIGAATAKVLAREGAHVICLDRSSENEPASKLVSDIKGTLCLCDITDKSAPSKIIELINSKFKGLDIIIHNAGITRDKTLAKMDSDRWEQTLNVNLISLIKLNEELLPVMRDDARIVCLSSVTGIAGNMGQTNYSASKAGIIGYVQNLASKIADKGITINAVAPGFIETKMTSKIPFFTREVARRLCNLGQGGLPEDVAETITFLASPGSYGITGEVLRVCGGSLIGA, from the coding sequence ATGAGTGATTTTTTACTCAATCTTGGAAAAAATTCTATAGCGAGAAAGGCTATAAAAAAAATGGGTTTGCCTGTCCACCTGCCTCAAGAGCTTAAAAGGCCTAAAAAACCTTGGCAAGATAGACCTATTCAAGATTTTTCTGTTTTTACAGCACAAGTTAGAAAAACTAATTTAACGCAAGCATTAGCTAAAAGTCTTGCCGCATCTGGAGCCAATACTTGGTTAGTTGGAAATAAAGAAATATTTCAGATATATGAAGAAGAAGGAAATGCATGGGGCAGATTACCTAAAATAATTAACCTTGACGATCTTCCGAAAAATATTGCTCCTAAAGCTTTAATATTTGATGGAACTGGGCTTAACAGTCCAGATGAATTAAAAGCAGTTTATGATTTTTTCCATAAAACAATTAGAAGTATATCAGCTTGTAGCAGAATTATAATATTTAGCAGAACTGTATCTCAAATTGATAATCCTGTAAAAGCCGCAACTGCTAAAGCTTTGGAGGGTTTTGTAAGAAGTCTTGGAAAAGAAATTGGAAGAAATGGTTCTACAGCGCAACTTATATATGTTGATAAAGGCTCAGAAGAAAGAGTTGAGCCTATTTTGCGCTTTTGTTTATCAGATAATTCCGCTTATATATCCGGTCAGACAATCCATGTAAGCAATATTGCTAAAAGGCCTTTAGAATTACCAAAGATTAGACCTTTAGAAGGAAAAATTGCTTTGGTAACAGGGGGCGCTATGGGTATTGGTGCTGCAACAGCAAAAGTTTTAGCTCGGGAAGGTGCTCATGTTATTTGTCTTGACCGTTCTTCAGAAAATGAACCAGCCAGCAAGCTTGTTTCAGATATTAAAGGCACTTTATGTTTATGTGATATCACAGATAAGTCAGCGCCGTCTAAAATTATTGAATTGATTAATAGCAAATTTAAAGGCTTGGACATAATTATTCATAATGCTGGTATAACACGTGATAAAACCCTTGCAAAAATGGATTCTGACAGATGGGAACAAACTCTTAATGTCAATTTAATTTCGCTCATTAAACTTAATGAAGAACTTTTGCCGGTCATGCGAGATGACGCTAGAATCGTTTGTCTTTCTTCTGTTACTGGAATAGCAGGAAATATGGGACAAACAAATTATTCTGCATCTAAGGCCGGAATTATTGGATATGTGCAAAATTTAGCTTCTAAAATAGCAGATAAAGGAATTACTATAAATGCAGTAGCTCCCGGTTTTATTGAAACTAAAATGACAAGCAAAATACCTTTTTTTACCAGAGAAGTTGCAAGGCGGCTTTGTAATCTTGGTCAAGGCGGCTTGCCTGAAGATGTTGCAGAAACTATAACTTTTTTAGCAAGCCCTGGATCCTATGGAATTACTGGCGAAGTATTGAGGGTCTGCGGAGGAAGTTTAATTGGAGCATAG